One window from the genome of Motilibacter peucedani encodes:
- a CDS encoding LutC/YkgG family protein, with translation MSARDEVLARVRLALGDGQPQVTVPRDYRRAGEVVLPHDELLSLLEERVVDYRAAVTRASSATLSAVVAERLARHRVRRLVVPPGTPGAWLGGTDLDERLTDDPPLSATELDAVDGVVTGCAVAVAETGTLVLDAGPAQGRRILTLVPDYHLLVVRGDQVVAQVPDALARLDARRPLTWISGPSATSDIELNRVEGVHGPRTLDVVLVDDGPAA, from the coding sequence GTGAGCGCGCGCGACGAGGTGCTCGCACGCGTACGCCTGGCGCTGGGCGACGGTCAGCCGCAGGTCACCGTCCCCCGCGACTACCGGCGCGCCGGCGAGGTCGTGCTTCCCCACGACGAGCTGCTGTCGCTGCTCGAGGAGCGGGTCGTCGACTACCGTGCGGCGGTCACCCGAGCCTCCAGCGCCACGCTCTCCGCGGTGGTCGCCGAGCGGCTGGCGCGCCACCGCGTTCGCCGCCTCGTCGTGCCGCCCGGCACACCCGGTGCCTGGCTCGGCGGCACCGACCTCGACGAGCGCCTCACCGACGACCCGCCCCTGTCGGCCACGGAGCTCGACGCCGTCGACGGCGTCGTGACCGGCTGCGCGGTCGCCGTCGCGGAGACGGGCACGCTGGTCCTGGACGCCGGGCCGGCGCAGGGCCGGCGGATCCTCACGCTGGTGCCGGACTACCACCTGCTGGTCGTACGCGGCGACCAGGTCGTCGCGCAGGTGCCCGACGCGCTCGCCCGCCTGGACGCGCGCCGCCCGCTCACCTGGATCAGCGGCCCGAGCGCGACCAGCGACATCGAGCTCAACCGGGTTGAGGGCGTGCACGGGCCGCGGACCCTCGACGTCGTCCTCGTCGACGACGGCCCGGCCGCCTGA